The proteins below are encoded in one region of Lactuca sativa cultivar Salinas chromosome 3, Lsat_Salinas_v11, whole genome shotgun sequence:
- the LOC111914450 gene encoding QWRF motif-containing protein 3: MISDQTRRQKSREREVSSRYLSPIATPSSPPQSPNHNHTLSNPKQSSSAKHKHTGFIRGLWPSSTSHSSKSQKENPPNTTTTAVTALSDNLGNERKDGVKRSGYSMFLSKQKSCREFRHSESHSSTKSSFKEHRTPVYSGIGKIIPGRSSISSSVSSSSSSKSSDFFDSHQVIQPGRLSVDENALRRRSPFYPMKLDSSTDNSEISDLGSGKNSLASYMSPTLSSMNSGYEVSSKYMNSSITSMHNSPKKCRVKTAMKRANSVSSPHEWDSSPSRPGSLSPIYPSFSSSKPPSSSKGKKNLLHMGLDLIKGKKGGSKLRSSLCSESSKDTIEDIHQLRLLQNSWMQWRYANARAQVVHDNLVVQCENDLLYTRESMEKLRQSVVQKRLQLQKEKLEMKLNLILHSQTKMLEAWGNIERGHIVNVSMMKDYLHAVVCRIPLIEGAKVDLESASIAFRYTSDLVDTIKSVLSSISPMAPNTIITLSELVEIVTLEKSLLQECLEHLRVISVLEIQERDLRCNLITMDSLKEQQQ; this comes from the exons ATGATCTCCGATCAAACTCGCCGGCAGAAGTCGCGAGAACGAGAAGTGAGCTCTCGTTATCTTTCACCCATCGCcacaccatcatcaccaccacaaTCTCCAAACCATAACCATACTCTTTCTAACCCTAAACAATCATCATCAGCCAAACACAAACATACTGGATTTATTCGTGGACTATGGCCTTCTTCTACTtcccactcatcaaaatcacagaAAGAAAATCCACCAAACACCACCACAACCGCTGTCACAGCTCTTTCCGATAACCTTGGTAACGAAAGAAAAGATGGTGTCAAAAGATCCGGATACTCGATGTTTCTCAGTAAACAAAAAAGTTGCAGGGAGTTCAGACATTCGGAGAGCCATTCCAGTACAAAAAGCTCCTTCAAGGAGCATCGAACGCCCGTTTACAGTGGAATCGGAAAGATTATTCCGGGAAGATCATCCATTTCATCTTCTGTATCGTCATCTTCCTCTTCGAAGTCATCAGATTTTTTTGACTCGCACCAGGTTATACAGCCTGGGAGATTATCAGTAGATGAAAACGCTCTTCGCCGGAGATCACCATTTTATCCGATGAAGTTGGATTCTTCCACCGATAATTCAGAAATAAGTGATCTTGGTTCTGGGAAAAACTCTCTAGCGTCATATATGTCACCCACACTGAGTTCTATGAACTCTGGATATGAAGTTTCATCGAAGTACATGAACTCATCAATAACATCCATGCATAATTCTCCCAAGAAATGTAGGGTTAAGACAGCTATGAAAAGGGCAAATTCTGTGTCTTCTCCACATGAATGGGATTCATCCCCATCGAGACCGGGATCATTATCACCGATATATCCATCATTTTCAAGCTCCAAGCCTCCTAGTTCATCCAAGGGTAAGAAGAATCTTCTGCACATGGGTTTGGATTTGATCAAGGGTAAGAAAGGAGGATCAAAGCTGCGTTCTTCCTTGTGTTCGGAATCAAGTAAAGATACAATAGAGGATATTCATCAGTTGAGATTGCTGCAGAATAGTTGGATGCAATGGAGGTATGCGAATGCTAGAGCACAAGTTGTTCATGATAACTTAGTTGTCCAATGTGAG AATGATTTGTTATATACAAGGGAGAGTATGGAAAAGTTGCGACAATCAGTGGTACAAAAGAGGTTACAATTACAAAAAGAAAAGCTAGAAATGAAACTTAATTTGATCCTACATTCTCAA ACCAAAATGTTAGAGGCATGGGGAAACATTGAAAGGGGACACATTGTGAATGTTTCcatgatgaaagattatttacaCGCCGTTGTTTGCAGGATACCCCTTATTGAAGGAGCCAAG GTGGATCTTGAATCAGCTTCAATCGCTTTTCGATACACATCAGATTTGGTTGACACAATCAAGTCCGTTTTATCTTCAATTTCTCCCATG GCACCTAACACCATCATCACACTATCAGAGCTAGTAGAGATTGTAACCCTGGAGAAGTCATTGCTACAAGAATGTTTAGAGCATTTAAGAGTCATTTCAGTATTAGAG ATCCAAGAGAGGGATCTAAGGTGTAACCTTATTACAATGGATTCGTTAAAAGAGCAGCAACAATGA
- the LOC111914449 gene encoding syntaxin-124-like, giving the protein MTTFLLPSLILHKDISSLKKRNYTQNPTSQILFSDNMNDLFSNSFKQYLDLKKQAYLDDIEGGQGGGGVQNETVDLDKFFHDVENVKQDMMIVENLYKKLQDSNKESKTIQNASKMKQLRSKMDSDFTQVLKHAKNIKGKLEALEKSNLEHRKIAGCGPGSSADRTRTSVVGGLGKKLKIMMDDFQALRVQINDEYKETMGRRYFTITGEKPNDELIDSLIASGKAEDFVQKAIQEQGRGQIVDTISEIQERHDAIMEIEKNLIELHQIFLDMAVLVEAQGQQLNDIESHVAHASSFVRRGIDQLVETKDLQKSSRKCTCIAIGLILSIVFVFILFCSLQLSRF; this is encoded by the coding sequence ATGACAACATTTCTTCTTCCTTCATTAATCTTGCATAAAGATATCTCTTCTTTAAAGAAGAGAAACTATACCCAAAATCCCACCTCTCAAATTCTTTTTTCAGACAACATGAACGATTTATTTTCTAATTCTTTTAAGCAATATCTAGATTTAAAGAAACAAGCATACCTTGACGACATAGAGGGTGGACAGGGTGGGGGTGGTGTCCAAAATGAAACAGTTGATCTTGACAAGTTCTTCCACGACGTCGAGAATGTGAAACAAGACATGATGATTGTTGAAAATCTCTACAAGAAGCTCCAAGATTCAAATAAAGAGAGCAAGACGATCCAAAATGCCAGTAAGATGAAGCAGCTCAGATCCAAGATGGATTCAGATTTCACACAAGTGTTAAAGCATGCAAAAAACATCAAGGGCAAGCTAGAAGCACTTGAAAAGTCTAACCTTGAACACCGGAAAATCGCAGGTTGTGGACCTGGGTCGTCGGCTGACCGGACCCGGACATCCGTCGTCGGTGGTCTGGGTAAGAAGCTCAAGATCATGATGGATGACTTTCAGGCGTTACGAGTTCAAATCAACGATGAGTACAAGGAGACTATGGGGAGAAGATACTTCACCATCACCGGTGAGAAACCCAATGACGAGTTAATTGATAGTTTGATAGCTAGTGGAAAAGCTGAAGATTTTGTTCAGAAAGCAATCCAGGAACAGGGTCGAGGTCAAATCGTGGACACGATCTCCGAAATCCAAGAAAGACACGATGCAATTATGGAAATAGAGAAGAATCTGATCGAACTACACCAGATCTTCTTGGACATGGCTGTGTTAGTTGAGGCTCAAGGACAACAACTGAACGACATCGAGAGTCATGTGGCCCATGCAAGTTCATTTGTCCGACGTGGGATAGATCAGCTGGTGGAAACAAAAGACTTGCAAAAGAGCTCCAGAAAATGTACTTGTATTGCCATCGGTCTCATCCTTAGTATCGTTTTCGTTTTCATTTTGTTTTGCTCGCTTCAGTTATCAAGATTCTAA